A genome region from Anaerolineales bacterium includes the following:
- a CDS encoding aldo/keto reductase translates to MRRLGKSGIRVSVIGLGLWAVGGQDWGPTDDGASLSTIDAALEAGINFFDTADAYGEGHSEELLGRAMQGRRDRFIVASKIGWINFDSERRSSAYDTVAKLVAGVESSLKRLKTDHIDVIQRHIDFPDPTVEVFLEGFQSLQEAGKVRAYGLSTSDDGFLRRFNSDGRCATLQIDYSLLNRTCEQEILPYCQAQDIGVIVRGPLAMGLLTGKFDPGARFGENDFRRRWIDSREEHEVFLEDLTKVDKLRSLTDGRSLAQLAIQFSIHHQAVATSIPGAKTVAQLRENVAAAQLPRLTAQELGIINGVTPAGGGRKIWPA, encoded by the coding sequence ATGAGGCGGCTGGGGAAGAGCGGCATTCGGGTCTCGGTGATCGGGCTGGGGTTGTGGGCTGTCGGTGGCCAGGATTGGGGCCCGACGGATGATGGAGCTTCGCTGAGCACCATCGACGCCGCACTTGAGGCGGGGATCAACTTCTTCGATACGGCGGATGCCTACGGCGAGGGTCACAGTGAGGAGCTGCTTGGCCGTGCGATGCAAGGCCGCCGCGACCGGTTCATCGTGGCGAGCAAGATCGGCTGGATCAACTTCGACAGCGAGCGGCGGAGCTCAGCCTACGACACGGTCGCCAAACTCGTTGCTGGGGTTGAATCCAGCCTCAAGCGGCTCAAGACGGATCACATCGACGTCATCCAGCGCCATATTGACTTCCCGGATCCAACCGTCGAGGTGTTCCTCGAGGGATTTCAGTCCCTTCAGGAGGCCGGCAAGGTGCGCGCCTACGGCCTGAGCACAAGCGATGATGGGTTTCTCCGACGGTTCAACTCGGATGGCCGCTGTGCTACGCTGCAGATCGACTACAGCCTTCTGAATCGGACCTGTGAGCAGGAAATCCTGCCGTACTGCCAGGCGCAGGACATCGGGGTCATCGTGCGCGGGCCGCTGGCGATGGGACTTCTCACCGGGAAGTTCGACCCGGGGGCTAGATTCGGCGAAAACGATTTCCGGCGACGTTGGATTGACAGCCGGGAGGAGCATGAGGTCTTTCTGGAAGACCTCACGAAGGTTGACAAGCTTCGGTCCCTGACGGATGGCCGAAGCCTGGCCCAGCTGGCGATCCAGTTCAGTATCCATCATCAGGCCGTGGCCACCAGCATTCCCGGCGCCAAAACCGTCGCCCAACTGCGGGAAAACGTTGCCGCCGCCCAGCTCCCGCGGTTGACGGCTCAGGAGTTGGGGATCATCAACGGCGTTACCCCTGCGGGGGGCGGAAGAAAGATCTGGCCGGCCTAG